From the Methanocaldococcus fervens AG86 genome, the window GAGCAAACCGACAGGTTTTTTATAATTTCCATGAACAGGCATTGATTTGGGGCCATATTTGTGTAAATAACACTGCTCAATCATATCTATGAGTTCATCAGGATGTGAAGGATAAAACAATCCAGAAACTGCGGGATATCTAATTTTATTCATAATTTCCCCCTAATAAATTTGTTAAATATCTCAATATATATTACAATTGTCCTTTTTTGTTTATATAGTTATTTGTGCATTTTTGTGGCACTAATATAAACAAAACCAAAAGTTTTTTATATTTTTACACATATGTGTGTTATTAGAGAAAGTGAGGTGATACCTATGTTTGGATGGGGAAGAGGATGGTTTGGTAGAGGTAGGAGATTCTGGAGATATTACCCAGTTGAGAGAGTTGGAGGCAGATACAGATACGTAGGACCTTGCAGATGTGGTTTAGGACCACATGCATTCTATGTTGATGAAAAAACTGGAGCTTTAGTCCATGCATGGGATTTATATAGAGGTTATCCAGGATATACATATGATTTAGATGAAAAGAGATATTTAGAGGAAGTTATAAAAGAGTTAGAAGAAGAGAAAAAAATGTTAGAGGAAGAATTAGCAAAAATTAAAAAAAGATTGGATGAATTAAAGAAAGAATAAAGTGATACAATGGAAATGAAAAGATTTTTATGTGCAAAATGTCAAAAAGTCATAGAAGTTCCTTATGGAGTTCCAAAACCAGATGTTTGCCCCTACTGTGGAGCTCCAGCAACGTTTATCCATAGGATTGACGCTGGGGGGAGGGGATTAGGTCCTGGAAGAGGTAGAAGATGCGGAATGAGGATGATGGGAAGGTTTGTCAGGGAGTAATTTCTATTTCTTTTTTAAATGTTATATTTATTAATTCGAATATTTAAATTAAATTTTTTAAAAAAATAATGAAATAGGGCTTTATTTTTTTCTAATCTCTTTTAATGCCTCTTCAACATCAGCATTTTCATGAACTATTTTGCAAACAGCTCTTGTTATACCTACAACATCATCGTGCTGGAATATGTTTCTACCAACTGCTACACCAGCAGCACCAGCTTCCATGGCATCTTTAATCATCTGTAAAAACTCCTCATCTGTGTTAGTTTTTGGACCTCCAGCAACAACAACTGGAGCTGGACAACCTCTAACAACTTCCCTAAATGAATCAACATCTCCTGTATAGCTTGTTTTAACAATATCAGCTCCTAATTCAGCTCCCAATCTTGCTGCGTGAGCAACTAATTCAGGGTCCCTTTCATTTTGAATGTGTTTTCCTCTCGGATACATCATAGCAATTAAAGGCATTCCCCAGTATTCGCATGTTTCAGCTATCATACCCAAATCTCTGTATGCTTCCCAATCTTCATCTGAACCAACATTTACATGAACTGAAACAGCGTCAGCTCCCATTCTAATAGCTTCTTCAACAGTTGTAACAATAACCTTCTTCAATGGATTTGGAGATATTGCTGTTCCTCCTGATAAGTGGATGATTAAACCAACATCTTTGCCATAACCTCTATGCCCATGCCTGACAATTCCTTTATGTAAGAGAACAGCGTTAGCTCCTCCTTCAGCAACATCATTTACTGTTTTTTTCATATCGATAAGCCCTTTAATTGGACCGTTAGAAACTCCATGATCCATTGGAACTATAACGGTTCTTTCACTTTCTCTATTGAATATCCTCTCTAATCTTACAAGTTTTCCAAGATTTTTTATATCTTTAAACAACTCCATACTCTCACATTTTAACTTTTAATGATATTATTAAATAAGAGTTAAGACTTAATATAAAGTTATCTATCAATATTTAATATTTATGTTTGTGGTGATTTTTATGGTATTTAAAGCTTATGATATTAGAGGGGTTTATGGTAAGGAGTTGGATGAAGGCTTTGCGTATTCTTTAGGAAAATGTTTGGGGGAAAAGTTTGAAAATAAGAAGGTATTGGTTGGGAATGATGTAAGAATTGGTTCTAAAGGGCTTTTACCGTATTTTATAGTTGGTTTAAAAGAGTATGCTGATGTATTTTATGCTGGAACTATCTCAACACCTTTAATGTATTTTGGAACTAAGGGGAAATATGATTTGGGGGTTATATTAACAGCCTCTCACAATCCTCCTGAATATACTGGCTTTAAAATGTGTGACAAACAAGCTATACCATTATCTCCTGTGGAAGAGATAAAGCCAATATTTAAAAAATATAATTTGACAGAAAGTGTTAGAGAAGAGGCTAAAAATCTAAAATTGGATGATATTAAAGTTGATATTGTAGAGGATTATAAAAAGTTCTTTTTAAAGAGATGTAATACCTCTGATAGAAAAATAGCTGTTGATTTTGCTAATGGAGCTACAACCATAGCTGAGAAAGAGATTTTAAGTGATTTACTTAACAATGCTATCTTTATAAACGATTATCCTGATGGCAATTTCCCTGCTCATCAGCCAGACACATTAAAGATGGAATGTTTAAAAGATATAATAAGGGCTGTGAAAGAAAATAATTGTGAGTTAGGTTTAATCTTTGATGGGGATGGGGATAGGTTAGGAATTGTTGACGAAAATGGTAGCGTTTTAAGAGGGGATATACTAACAGCTATAATTGCAAAGGAAATTTTAAAAGAAAAGCCAAATGCTAAGATTGTTTATGATTTGAGATGTTCTAAAGTATTTCTAGAGATTATTGAAGAGTATGGAGGAGAAGCAATAAAAAGTAGGGTAGGTCATTATTTCATTAAAAAGTTGATGCATGAAGTGGATGCTGAATTTGCTGGAGAGTTGAGTAATCACTTCTACTTTAAAGAAATTGGTTATTTTGAAAGCCCGTTGTTGGCTTTAA encodes:
- a CDS encoding 2-amino-3,7-dideoxy-D-threo-hept-6-ulosonate synthase, encoding MELFKDIKNLGKLVRLERIFNRESERTVIVPMDHGVSNGPIKGLIDMKKTVNDVAEGGANAVLLHKGIVRHGHRGYGKDVGLIIHLSGGTAISPNPLKKVIVTTVEEAIRMGADAVSVHVNVGSDEDWEAYRDLGMIAETCEYWGMPLIAMMYPRGKHIQNERDPELVAHAARLGAELGADIVKTSYTGDVDSFREVVRGCPAPVVVAGGPKTNTDEEFLQMIKDAMEAGAAGVAVGRNIFQHDDVVGITRAVCKIVHENADVEEALKEIRKK
- a CDS encoding phosphomannomutase/phosphoglucomutase, giving the protein MVFKAYDIRGVYGKELDEGFAYSLGKCLGEKFENKKVLVGNDVRIGSKGLLPYFIVGLKEYADVFYAGTISTPLMYFGTKGKYDLGVILTASHNPPEYTGFKMCDKQAIPLSPVEEIKPIFKKYNLTESVREEAKNLKLDDIKVDIVEDYKKFFLKRCNTSDRKIAVDFANGATTIAEKEILSDLLNNAIFINDYPDGNFPAHQPDTLKMECLKDIIRAVKENNCELGLIFDGDGDRLGIVDENGSVLRGDILTAIIAKEILKEKPNAKIVYDLRCSKVFLEIIEEYGGEAIKSRVGHYFIKKLMHEVDAEFAGELSNHFYFKEIGYFESPLLALNYILKAMDEENKALSELNKEFNKYPHSGEINFRVKDQKYIMDKIKEYFKDCELEELDGISIYCKNFWFNLRPSNTEPLLRLNLEADNYEIMKEKVEEIKKLISELDKSL